A genome region from Anopheles stephensi strain Indian chromosome 2, UCI_ANSTEP_V1.0, whole genome shotgun sequence includes the following:
- the LOC118504877 gene encoding uncharacterized protein LOC118504877 isoform X3: MANQQGLQQRETLATEILQHQHNQQHQDEEEEEEGGSISVRPNVGIKRRYSELMCESDEDDFAGFDEDAASSENGTINSPRPLDVIYEAILTAAEKKLTENNKLMEDDSVSELQNSIKQEDMDVSGTALNESNRSLVKRKVNVPVNTQDDIYKVPFKYGWKRELVYRANMEGNSKDKGEVYYITPSGKKLRTRNDIVSALHDDLTMDNFTFAKEPVGGTPEEETIRSAKSYSNVPKRSMPGAAHFTAMDTSGDLGKRVPKPKMPKGASPPLPSYYAKASAPSQAPLAKSSSLNTHIPTKASATGASLLVPASGQRSNTQGATATMKGNENSANTGKQAKFSGKINKNSDDGRKTNINASSGSNSAKQTNCAATDRISDDDAGGTHAPSSSTTVAPSGTGRHPSNFLSDVSAGYTCLMLSFNYLKVQELLRACSVCRMWNHLGNHPRFWKTVRMKNSYISDWAGMIAKLRKNGTKHLDLRKVLNVGSNDEMWQSFNDHIGQADQIEVIDLCRCSSSVVGNLLRSNPNLRVVNALAIKNDPIDFVNFEHGVRLEELRLKSSAAISLEGDLHQLAALRNLKHLSLTSISKLGSTSIEALGCLVLLESLELGECTEMGSNLASVLTKLTSLKRLRLEKGQENCDMFTILNGISKVSSLTQLELINCDVKLGFDRHIVNCTNVKKLLLIPTYVSQSAATNRMVLKGIIKLHQTLETVIWAITVELLRVTELYIDANVEDAESQMGGSIPILKPVPGSDDPPSAVGSQLDLPEEVEIVPLKRVDSILKRKVPNTKLQILKIPFNNTWKQTMCDSS, encoded by the exons ATGGCAAATCAACAAGGATTGCAACAGCGTGAGACGCTTGCCACTGAAATACTGCAACATCAACACAATCAGCAGCATcaggacgaggaggaagaggaagagggtGGCAGCATAAGTGTGCGACCTAATGTTGGCATTAAGCGCAGATACAGCGAGCTCATGTGTGAGAGTGATGAAGACGATTTCGCAGGTTTTGATGAAGATGCCGCCAGCAGTGAAAACG GCACAATAAACTCTCCGCGGCCACTGGATGTTATTTATGAAGCGATTTTGACAGCGGCTGAAAAAAAGTTGACAGAAAACAATAAGCTTATGGAGGACGACAGTGTATCTGAGCTGCAAAACAGTATAAAACAG GAAGATATGGACGTGAGCGGTACGGCTCTGAATGAAAGCAACAGAAGCCTGGTGAAGCGTAAGGTGAATGTGCCGGTAAACACGCAGGATGATATCTACAAAGTACCCTTTAAGTATGGTTGGAAGCGAGAACTG GTGTATCGCGCCAACATGGAAGGCAACAGCAAGGATAAGGGCGAAGTGTATTACATTACACCCAGTGGAAAGAAGCTACGTACCCGGAATGATATTGTGTCCGCCTTGCATGACGATCTCACGATGGACAATTTTACGTTCGCAAAAGAACCTGTTGGAGGAACACCTGAGGAAGAAACTATAAG gagCGCCAAATCGTACAGCAATGTTCCCAAACGGTCCATGCCTGGTGCTGCGCATTTTACGGCTATGGACACATCGGGTGATTTAGGAAAACGAGTCCCTAAGCCCAAAATGCCGAAAGGAGCAAGTCCTCCTTTACCCTCATACTACGCGAAAGCCAGTGCACCCAGCCAAGCACCGTTGGCGAAATCCTCCTCACTAAACACTCATATCCCAACGAAAGCTAGTGCAACTGGTGCTAGTCTGTTAGTACCCGCGAGTGGGCAACGTAGCAATACACAGGGAGCAACAGCGACAatgaaaggaaatgaaaatagTGCAAATACCGGAAAGCAGGCAAAATTCAGTGGGAAAATCAA CAAAAACTCGGATGACGGGCGTAAAACGAACATCAATGCTTCCAGCGGTTCCAACAGCGCGAAGCAAACCAACTGTGCTGCCACCGACCGTATATCAGATGATGATGCCGGAGGAACTCACgcgcccagcagcagcactaccgTTGCACCGAGTGGGACCGGCCGCCATCCGTCGAATTTTCTTTCGGACGTATCGGCAGGCTACACTTGCTTGATGTTGAGCTTCAACTATCTTAAAGTACAA GAACTTCTTCGCGCCTGCAGCGTGTGCCGCATGTGGAACCATTTAGGGAATCATCCCCGATTCTGGAAAACGGTACGCATGAAAAACTCGTACATCAGTGACTGGGCAGGCATGATCGCTAAGCTGCGCAAAAATGGTACAAAACATCTCGACCTGCGTAAGGTACTGAACGTCGGCAGCAATGACGAGATGTGGCAAAGTTTCAACGATCACATAGGGCAGGCCGATCAAATCGAGGTGATCGATCTGTGTCGATGCTCCTCGTCGGTGGTGGGCAACCTGTTGCGCTCTAATCCCAACCTGCGGGTAGTGAATGCGCTCGCGATCAAGAATGATCCGATCGATTTTGTAAACTTTGAGCACGGTGTACGGTTGGAAGAGTTGCGCCTCAAATCGTCGGCCGCCATCTCACTGGAAGGCGATCTGCATCAGTTGGCGGCCTTACGAAACCTGAAGCACCTTTCGCTTACCTCAATAAGCAAGCTAGGGTCAACCTCGATCGAAGCGTTGGGTTGTCTCGTGTTGCTGGAATCGCTTGAGCTCGGTGAATGCACCGAGATGGGATCTAATCTTGCTAGCGTGCTAACGAAACTAACTTCGTTGAAGCGGTTACGATTAGAGAAAGGGCAGGAGAATTGCGATATGTTTACCATCCTGAACGGCATATCGAAGGTGAGCTCGTTAACACAGCTAGAGTTAATCAATTGCGATGTCAAGTTGGGCTTCGATCGACATATCGTAAACTGCACGAATGTGAAGAAGCTGCTACTCATCCCGACGTACGTGTCGCAGTCAGCGGCAACGAATCGCATGGTTTTGAAGGGAATCATTAAGCTTCACCAGACCCTGGAAACGGTGATATGGGCCATCACCGTGGAACTTTTGCGCGTCACCGAGCTGTACATCGATGCGAACGTCGAGGATGCCGAAAGCCAAATGGGCGGTAGCATACCGATCCTGAAACCGGTGCCCGGCAGTGATGATCCACCATCTGCCGTTGGCTCGCAGCTGGATCTACCGGAGGAGGTTGAGATTGTGCCGTTGAAGCGAGTGGATTCCATTTTGAAGCGCAAAGTTCCTAACACGAAGCTTCAAATACTGAAGATACCTTTCAACAATACCTGGAAGCAAACGATGTGTGATTCCTCTTGA
- the LOC118504877 gene encoding uncharacterized protein LOC118504877 isoform X2 produces MDVSGTALNESNRSLVKRKVNVPVNTQDDIYKVPFKYGWKRELVYRANMEGNSKDKGEVYYITPSGKKLRTRNDIVSALHDDLTMDNFTFAKEPVGGTPEEETIRSAKSYSNVPKRSMPGAAHFTAMDTSGDLGKRVPKPKMPKGASPPLPSYYAKASAPSQAPLAKSSSLNTHIPTKASATGASLLVPASGQRSNTQGATATMKGNENSANTGKQAKFSGKIKVETCTIQCLPAMGMIPQLQCMVCYCMYHPECVHATTAEALARRFTCKSCMEDSMAAEVQQQQTYKESFGKFGTNTNGNGSLNATKPLVAATNNGGSLATNRMAKPLQYNSSTPKEKGKQRSQQQQGFKTAATTPAANASAAAADTSAVNSSSPPAKDIPPQDVLVIGAHEYVVIPKGKPTTVKGKKSSSKPTNSLPQAQAIKNSDDGRKTNINASSGSNSAKQTNCAATDRISDDDAGGTHAPSSSTTVAPSGTGRHPSNFLSDVSAGYTCLMLSFNYLKVQELLRACSVCRMWNHLGNHPRFWKTVRMKNSYISDWAGMIAKLRKNGTKHLDLRKVLNVGSNDEMWQSFNDHIGQADQIEVIDLCRCSSSVVGNLLRSNPNLRVVNALAIKNDPIDFVNFEHGVRLEELRLKSSAAISLEGDLHQLAALRNLKHLSLTSISKLGSTSIEALGCLVLLESLELGECTEMGSNLASVLTKLTSLKRLRLEKGQENCDMFTILNGISKVSSLTQLELINCDVKLGFDRHIVNCTNVKKLLLIPTYVSQSAATNRMVLKGIIKLHQTLETVIWAITVELLRVTELYIDANVEDAESQMGGSIPILKPVPGSDDPPSAVGSQLDLPEEVEIVPLKRVDSILKRKVPNTKLQILKIPFNNTWKQTMCDSS; encoded by the exons ATGGACGTGAGCGGTACGGCTCTGAATGAAAGCAACAGAAGCCTGGTGAAGCGTAAGGTGAATGTGCCGGTAAACACGCAGGATGATATCTACAAAGTACCCTTTAAGTATGGTTGGAAGCGAGAACTG GTGTATCGCGCCAACATGGAAGGCAACAGCAAGGATAAGGGCGAAGTGTATTACATTACACCCAGTGGAAAGAAGCTACGTACCCGGAATGATATTGTGTCCGCCTTGCATGACGATCTCACGATGGACAATTTTACGTTCGCAAAAGAACCTGTTGGAGGAACACCTGAGGAAGAAACTATAAG gagCGCCAAATCGTACAGCAATGTTCCCAAACGGTCCATGCCTGGTGCTGCGCATTTTACGGCTATGGACACATCGGGTGATTTAGGAAAACGAGTCCCTAAGCCCAAAATGCCGAAAGGAGCAAGTCCTCCTTTACCCTCATACTACGCGAAAGCCAGTGCACCCAGCCAAGCACCGTTGGCGAAATCCTCCTCACTAAACACTCATATCCCAACGAAAGCTAGTGCAACTGGTGCTAGTCTGTTAGTACCCGCGAGTGGGCAACGTAGCAATACACAGGGAGCAACAGCGACAatgaaaggaaatgaaaatagTGCAAATACCGGAAAGCAGGCAAAATTCAGTGGGAAAATCAA GGTGGAAACTTGTACTATCCAATGTCTACCAGCGATGGGAATGATACCGCAGTTGCAGTGTATGGTGTGCTACTGTATGTACCATCCGGAATGTGTGCATGCTACGACAGCGGAAGCATTAGCTCGACGATTTACTTGCAAG AGCTGCATGGAAGACTCTATGGCAGCGGAagtacagcagcaacaaacgtACAAAGAATCGTTCGGCAAATTTGGCACTAACACCAACGGAAACGGTAGCCTCAATGCCACCAAACCATTGGTTGCCGCCACCAACAACGGTGGGTCACTAGCAACGAACCGGATGGCAAAACCGCTCCAGTATAATAGTAGCACACCCAAGGAAAAAGGCAAACAGCGctctcaacaacaacaagggTTCAAGACTGCCGCCACTACTCCTGCGGCGAATgcgtcagcagcagctgctgacACAAGCGCTGTGAACAGTTCGTCGCCGCCCGCAAAGGACATTCCTCCGCAAGATGTTCTCGTGATTGGCGCCCATGAGTATGTGGTCATTCCGAAGGGCAAACCGACGACCGTGAAGGGCAAAAAATCTTCTTCCAAACCTACCAATTCTCTACCTCAAGCTCAAGCAAT CAAAAACTCGGATGACGGGCGTAAAACGAACATCAATGCTTCCAGCGGTTCCAACAGCGCGAAGCAAACCAACTGTGCTGCCACCGACCGTATATCAGATGATGATGCCGGAGGAACTCACgcgcccagcagcagcactaccgTTGCACCGAGTGGGACCGGCCGCCATCCGTCGAATTTTCTTTCGGACGTATCGGCAGGCTACACTTGCTTGATGTTGAGCTTCAACTATCTTAAAGTACAA GAACTTCTTCGCGCCTGCAGCGTGTGCCGCATGTGGAACCATTTAGGGAATCATCCCCGATTCTGGAAAACGGTACGCATGAAAAACTCGTACATCAGTGACTGGGCAGGCATGATCGCTAAGCTGCGCAAAAATGGTACAAAACATCTCGACCTGCGTAAGGTACTGAACGTCGGCAGCAATGACGAGATGTGGCAAAGTTTCAACGATCACATAGGGCAGGCCGATCAAATCGAGGTGATCGATCTGTGTCGATGCTCCTCGTCGGTGGTGGGCAACCTGTTGCGCTCTAATCCCAACCTGCGGGTAGTGAATGCGCTCGCGATCAAGAATGATCCGATCGATTTTGTAAACTTTGAGCACGGTGTACGGTTGGAAGAGTTGCGCCTCAAATCGTCGGCCGCCATCTCACTGGAAGGCGATCTGCATCAGTTGGCGGCCTTACGAAACCTGAAGCACCTTTCGCTTACCTCAATAAGCAAGCTAGGGTCAACCTCGATCGAAGCGTTGGGTTGTCTCGTGTTGCTGGAATCGCTTGAGCTCGGTGAATGCACCGAGATGGGATCTAATCTTGCTAGCGTGCTAACGAAACTAACTTCGTTGAAGCGGTTACGATTAGAGAAAGGGCAGGAGAATTGCGATATGTTTACCATCCTGAACGGCATATCGAAGGTGAGCTCGTTAACACAGCTAGAGTTAATCAATTGCGATGTCAAGTTGGGCTTCGATCGACATATCGTAAACTGCACGAATGTGAAGAAGCTGCTACTCATCCCGACGTACGTGTCGCAGTCAGCGGCAACGAATCGCATGGTTTTGAAGGGAATCATTAAGCTTCACCAGACCCTGGAAACGGTGATATGGGCCATCACCGTGGAACTTTTGCGCGTCACCGAGCTGTACATCGATGCGAACGTCGAGGATGCCGAAAGCCAAATGGGCGGTAGCATACCGATCCTGAAACCGGTGCCCGGCAGTGATGATCCACCATCTGCCGTTGGCTCGCAGCTGGATCTACCGGAGGAGGTTGAGATTGTGCCGTTGAAGCGAGTGGATTCCATTTTGAAGCGCAAAGTTCCTAACACGAAGCTTCAAATACTGAAGATACCTTTCAACAATACCTGGAAGCAAACGATGTGTGATTCCTCTTGA
- the LOC118504877 gene encoding uncharacterized protein LOC118504877 isoform X1, which yields MANQQGLQQRETLATEILQHQHNQQHQDEEEEEEGGSISVRPNVGIKRRYSELMCESDEDDFAGFDEDAASSENGTINSPRPLDVIYEAILTAAEKKLTENNKLMEDDSVSELQNSIKQEDMDVSGTALNESNRSLVKRKVNVPVNTQDDIYKVPFKYGWKRELVYRANMEGNSKDKGEVYYITPSGKKLRTRNDIVSALHDDLTMDNFTFAKEPVGGTPEEETIRSAKSYSNVPKRSMPGAAHFTAMDTSGDLGKRVPKPKMPKGASPPLPSYYAKASAPSQAPLAKSSSLNTHIPTKASATGASLLVPASGQRSNTQGATATMKGNENSANTGKQAKFSGKIKVETCTIQCLPAMGMIPQLQCMVCYCMYHPECVHATTAEALARRFTCKSCMEDSMAAEVQQQQTYKESFGKFGTNTNGNGSLNATKPLVAATNNGGSLATNRMAKPLQYNSSTPKEKGKQRSQQQQGFKTAATTPAANASAAAADTSAVNSSSPPAKDIPPQDVLVIGAHEYVVIPKGKPTTVKGKKSSSKPTNSLPQAQAIKNSDDGRKTNINASSGSNSAKQTNCAATDRISDDDAGGTHAPSSSTTVAPSGTGRHPSNFLSDVSAGYTCLMLSFNYLKVQELLRACSVCRMWNHLGNHPRFWKTVRMKNSYISDWAGMIAKLRKNGTKHLDLRKVLNVGSNDEMWQSFNDHIGQADQIEVIDLCRCSSSVVGNLLRSNPNLRVVNALAIKNDPIDFVNFEHGVRLEELRLKSSAAISLEGDLHQLAALRNLKHLSLTSISKLGSTSIEALGCLVLLESLELGECTEMGSNLASVLTKLTSLKRLRLEKGQENCDMFTILNGISKVSSLTQLELINCDVKLGFDRHIVNCTNVKKLLLIPTYVSQSAATNRMVLKGIIKLHQTLETVIWAITVELLRVTELYIDANVEDAESQMGGSIPILKPVPGSDDPPSAVGSQLDLPEEVEIVPLKRVDSILKRKVPNTKLQILKIPFNNTWKQTMCDSS from the exons ATGGCAAATCAACAAGGATTGCAACAGCGTGAGACGCTTGCCACTGAAATACTGCAACATCAACACAATCAGCAGCATcaggacgaggaggaagaggaagagggtGGCAGCATAAGTGTGCGACCTAATGTTGGCATTAAGCGCAGATACAGCGAGCTCATGTGTGAGAGTGATGAAGACGATTTCGCAGGTTTTGATGAAGATGCCGCCAGCAGTGAAAACG GCACAATAAACTCTCCGCGGCCACTGGATGTTATTTATGAAGCGATTTTGACAGCGGCTGAAAAAAAGTTGACAGAAAACAATAAGCTTATGGAGGACGACAGTGTATCTGAGCTGCAAAACAGTATAAAACAG GAAGATATGGACGTGAGCGGTACGGCTCTGAATGAAAGCAACAGAAGCCTGGTGAAGCGTAAGGTGAATGTGCCGGTAAACACGCAGGATGATATCTACAAAGTACCCTTTAAGTATGGTTGGAAGCGAGAACTG GTGTATCGCGCCAACATGGAAGGCAACAGCAAGGATAAGGGCGAAGTGTATTACATTACACCCAGTGGAAAGAAGCTACGTACCCGGAATGATATTGTGTCCGCCTTGCATGACGATCTCACGATGGACAATTTTACGTTCGCAAAAGAACCTGTTGGAGGAACACCTGAGGAAGAAACTATAAG gagCGCCAAATCGTACAGCAATGTTCCCAAACGGTCCATGCCTGGTGCTGCGCATTTTACGGCTATGGACACATCGGGTGATTTAGGAAAACGAGTCCCTAAGCCCAAAATGCCGAAAGGAGCAAGTCCTCCTTTACCCTCATACTACGCGAAAGCCAGTGCACCCAGCCAAGCACCGTTGGCGAAATCCTCCTCACTAAACACTCATATCCCAACGAAAGCTAGTGCAACTGGTGCTAGTCTGTTAGTACCCGCGAGTGGGCAACGTAGCAATACACAGGGAGCAACAGCGACAatgaaaggaaatgaaaatagTGCAAATACCGGAAAGCAGGCAAAATTCAGTGGGAAAATCAA GGTGGAAACTTGTACTATCCAATGTCTACCAGCGATGGGAATGATACCGCAGTTGCAGTGTATGGTGTGCTACTGTATGTACCATCCGGAATGTGTGCATGCTACGACAGCGGAAGCATTAGCTCGACGATTTACTTGCAAG AGCTGCATGGAAGACTCTATGGCAGCGGAagtacagcagcaacaaacgtACAAAGAATCGTTCGGCAAATTTGGCACTAACACCAACGGAAACGGTAGCCTCAATGCCACCAAACCATTGGTTGCCGCCACCAACAACGGTGGGTCACTAGCAACGAACCGGATGGCAAAACCGCTCCAGTATAATAGTAGCACACCCAAGGAAAAAGGCAAACAGCGctctcaacaacaacaagggTTCAAGACTGCCGCCACTACTCCTGCGGCGAATgcgtcagcagcagctgctgacACAAGCGCTGTGAACAGTTCGTCGCCGCCCGCAAAGGACATTCCTCCGCAAGATGTTCTCGTGATTGGCGCCCATGAGTATGTGGTCATTCCGAAGGGCAAACCGACGACCGTGAAGGGCAAAAAATCTTCTTCCAAACCTACCAATTCTCTACCTCAAGCTCAAGCAAT CAAAAACTCGGATGACGGGCGTAAAACGAACATCAATGCTTCCAGCGGTTCCAACAGCGCGAAGCAAACCAACTGTGCTGCCACCGACCGTATATCAGATGATGATGCCGGAGGAACTCACgcgcccagcagcagcactaccgTTGCACCGAGTGGGACCGGCCGCCATCCGTCGAATTTTCTTTCGGACGTATCGGCAGGCTACACTTGCTTGATGTTGAGCTTCAACTATCTTAAAGTACAA GAACTTCTTCGCGCCTGCAGCGTGTGCCGCATGTGGAACCATTTAGGGAATCATCCCCGATTCTGGAAAACGGTACGCATGAAAAACTCGTACATCAGTGACTGGGCAGGCATGATCGCTAAGCTGCGCAAAAATGGTACAAAACATCTCGACCTGCGTAAGGTACTGAACGTCGGCAGCAATGACGAGATGTGGCAAAGTTTCAACGATCACATAGGGCAGGCCGATCAAATCGAGGTGATCGATCTGTGTCGATGCTCCTCGTCGGTGGTGGGCAACCTGTTGCGCTCTAATCCCAACCTGCGGGTAGTGAATGCGCTCGCGATCAAGAATGATCCGATCGATTTTGTAAACTTTGAGCACGGTGTACGGTTGGAAGAGTTGCGCCTCAAATCGTCGGCCGCCATCTCACTGGAAGGCGATCTGCATCAGTTGGCGGCCTTACGAAACCTGAAGCACCTTTCGCTTACCTCAATAAGCAAGCTAGGGTCAACCTCGATCGAAGCGTTGGGTTGTCTCGTGTTGCTGGAATCGCTTGAGCTCGGTGAATGCACCGAGATGGGATCTAATCTTGCTAGCGTGCTAACGAAACTAACTTCGTTGAAGCGGTTACGATTAGAGAAAGGGCAGGAGAATTGCGATATGTTTACCATCCTGAACGGCATATCGAAGGTGAGCTCGTTAACACAGCTAGAGTTAATCAATTGCGATGTCAAGTTGGGCTTCGATCGACATATCGTAAACTGCACGAATGTGAAGAAGCTGCTACTCATCCCGACGTACGTGTCGCAGTCAGCGGCAACGAATCGCATGGTTTTGAAGGGAATCATTAAGCTTCACCAGACCCTGGAAACGGTGATATGGGCCATCACCGTGGAACTTTTGCGCGTCACCGAGCTGTACATCGATGCGAACGTCGAGGATGCCGAAAGCCAAATGGGCGGTAGCATACCGATCCTGAAACCGGTGCCCGGCAGTGATGATCCACCATCTGCCGTTGGCTCGCAGCTGGATCTACCGGAGGAGGTTGAGATTGTGCCGTTGAAGCGAGTGGATTCCATTTTGAAGCGCAAAGTTCCTAACACGAAGCTTCAAATACTGAAGATACCTTTCAACAATACCTGGAAGCAAACGATGTGTGATTCCTCTTGA